A segment of the Serratia fonticola genome:
AGAATATGATTACCTGAAAACCGGCGAATCGGTGTTGAAAGGCTATCGTGCGGTGCGCCAGGTGCAGGTGACGTTGCGCCAGTTGGATAAGCTGAACGAACTGTTGGATGGCGCATTGAAATCTGGCTTGAACGAGATCCGTGCTGTTGAACTGGGCGTGGCAAAGCCGGATGTTTACCGCGAGCAGGCACGCCAGAAAGCCATTGAAAATGCCACCCAGCAGGCCGCTTCGCTGGCTAAGGGGTTCAATGCCAAACTGGGGCCGGTGTACAGCATCCGCTATCACGTGGCCAATTATCAGCCGATGCCGGTGGCGCGCATGTTTAAGGCCGCATCAGCGGCGCCAGAAACCGATGCCGCGCAGACTTACGAACAACAGACTATCCATTTTGACGATCAGGTGGATGTGGTGTTTGAGCTGCAGCGTAACGCTGCACAGTAAGCTGCATCCTTTCAGGGCGCATCGGTTGCGCCCTGAGGTTTAGTCTTGTCTTAACACCAGATGCCCGTGAGACAACAGCGCATCGGTGACCTTGCGCATCATGCGACTCTCTGGCGCAAAGCGGTGCCAGAACAGCATACGGCGCTGGAACAGACCCGGGGTCAGATCGATCAGCTCCCCGCTGGCCAGTTCTTTCTCAATCTGCAGGTGCGGGATCATACAGCACGTCGTGCCTTGGCGCGCCAACTGAACAAACGCCTCCGAAGAGTTAACGATATGGCAGGGAACGCTGCCAGGCGAAAGATCGAAGTTTTGCTGCAGAAACGCCTGATGCATATCATCGAGATGATCGAACGCGACCGCAGGCGCCTTCAGCAGGGCAGAACGGGTCACACCGTTAGGGAAATAACGTTCGGCAAAGGCTTTTGAGGCCACGAACAGGTAGTCCAGCGCCCCCAGTTGATCCACCAGGCAGCTCGGCAATGGTTGCGGCTGGATACTCACTGCCCCCACCACTTCACCCCGGCGCAGGCGCTCCTGAGTGCGGGTTTCATCTTCCACCTGCAGGTTCAGACGAATAGGCGAATCAGCCAGTACCGGTTTCAGCGCGGGTAACAGCCAGGTTGCCAGACTGTCGGCGTTCACCGCCAGCGACAGCAGCAGCGGAGTGTCTATCCCGTTGTCGTTCCCCAGCCACTCCTCTTCCAGTAATTCAACCTGATGTAACAAGGCCAGCAATTTCTGCCCTTGCTCGGTTGGACGCGGTGGCACGGTACGTACCAGCAACGGCTGGCCGAACAGGTTTTCCAACTGTTTGATACGTTGGGATACCGCCGATTGGGTGATACAAAGTTTTTGTGCCGCGCGCTCAAAGCCACGTTCACGGATCACCGCGTCCAGCGCTTGTAGCGTTCTATAGTCTGGGCGTTTCATCGGAGAGCTATCCCTTAAAATGAATTGATTCAAGCACTATGCCACATTTTTGCGGTTTTTCAGGTGAAAATAATCCCGCGTACCTCTTCAAGAAAAGCTGCATGGCGATACCGAGAAATGTGCAGTGGCTTAAATAAGTGTGTTTTAGCCTAAGGCGCGGTCGATGATTTACCCTATAATACGCACACGTTTTCGTACATAGGCAATGAACACATCATGACTCAGGATGAACTGAAAAAAGCGGTAGGCTGGGCAGCACTGGAATACGTGAAACCAGGGACTATTGTGGGTGTTGGCACGGGATCCACGGCGGCTCACTTTATCGACGCTCTGGGTTCGATCAAGCACCAGATTGAAGGGGCGGTATCCAGCTCAGATGCCTCCACTGCCAAATTGAAAAGCCTGGGGATCCACGTCTTTGACAGCAATGAAGTGGATTCGTTGGATATCTACGTTGACGGTGCGGATGAGATCAACGGCCAGATGCAAATGATAAAAGGCGGCGGTGCGGCCCTGACTCGCGAAAAGATCATTGCGGCCATCGCCCGCCAGTTTATTTGTATCGTTGATTCAACCAAGCAGGTTGATGTACTGGGGAAATTCCCTTTGCCAGTGGAAGTGATCCCGATGGCCCGTTCTTATGTGGCGCGCGAACTGGTCAAGCTGGGGGGGCTGCCGGAATACCGTCAGAACGTGTTGACTGACAACGGTAATGTGATCCTGGATGTGCACAATCTAAACATTCTTGACGCTATCGCGCTGGAAAATAAGATTAATGGGATTGCCGGTGTAGTCACCGTAGGC
Coding sequences within it:
- a CDS encoding oxidative stress defense protein, with amino-acid sequence MKLKALAMAAMIGFGTLPLALQAAELPEGPHVVTSGTASVDATPDIATLAIEVSVSSKDAAQAKKQVDERVAQYFDFLQKNGIEKKDISAANLRTQPEYDYLKTGESVLKGYRAVRQVQVTLRQLDKLNELLDGALKSGLNEIRAVELGVAKPDVYREQARQKAIENATQQAASLAKGFNAKLGPVYSIRYHVANYQPMPVARMFKAASAAPETDAAQTYEQQTIHFDDQVDVVFELQRNAAQ
- a CDS encoding LysR family transcriptional regulator ArgP; the protein is MKRPDYRTLQALDAVIRERGFERAAQKLCITQSAVSQRIKQLENLFGQPLLVRTVPPRPTEQGQKLLALLHQVELLEEEWLGNDNGIDTPLLLSLAVNADSLATWLLPALKPVLADSPIRLNLQVEDETRTQERLRRGEVVGAVSIQPQPLPSCLVDQLGALDYLFVASKAFAERYFPNGVTRSALLKAPAVAFDHLDDMHQAFLQQNFDLSPGSVPCHIVNSSEAFVQLARQGTTCCMIPHLQIEKELASGELIDLTPGLFQRRMLFWHRFAPESRMMRKVTDALLSHGHLVLRQD
- the rpiA gene encoding ribose-5-phosphate isomerase RpiA, which codes for MTQDELKKAVGWAALEYVKPGTIVGVGTGSTAAHFIDALGSIKHQIEGAVSSSDASTAKLKSLGIHVFDSNEVDSLDIYVDGADEINGQMQMIKGGGAALTREKIIAAIARQFICIVDSTKQVDVLGKFPLPVEVIPMARSYVARELVKLGGLPEYRQNVLTDNGNVILDVHNLNILDAIALENKINGIAGVVTVGLFANRGADIALVGTPDGVKVVK